A single Pseudomonas brassicacearum DNA region contains:
- a CDS encoding arylamine N-acetyltransferase family protein: MSHPQLSDTARYLRRLGFDAPPAPTLDTLRQLQQRHTAEFPFETLSTLLRQPVPIDLESVERKIFEQGRGGYCYELNQLFLALLQALGFDARGITGRVVMNAPEGTWAARTHRLSLVTFDGVRYITDVGFGGMVPTAPLLLDSREAQVTPHEPYRIDTHADGYLLRANVADEWRPMYLFDLQRQEDIDYTLGNWYVSSHPESPFMGRLMVARTGDGLRKTLNGNSYAVHRMGQESERRLITDTDELIDLLEQEFGLRVPPRELLQLAIVGLLQA, translated from the coding sequence ATGAGTCATCCCCAACTGAGCGACACGGCCCGCTATCTGCGGCGCCTGGGTTTCGACGCCCCCCCAGCGCCGACCCTCGACACGTTGCGTCAACTGCAGCAGCGCCATACCGCCGAATTCCCTTTTGAAACCCTGTCGACGTTGCTGCGTCAACCCGTGCCCATCGATCTTGAATCGGTCGAACGAAAAATTTTCGAACAAGGGCGCGGCGGCTATTGCTATGAACTCAACCAATTGTTCCTGGCGTTGTTGCAGGCGCTGGGTTTCGACGCTCGCGGCATCACCGGGCGCGTGGTGATGAACGCGCCCGAAGGCACCTGGGCTGCCCGAACCCATCGGTTGAGCCTGGTGACGTTCGACGGTGTGCGCTACATCACCGACGTCGGCTTTGGTGGCATGGTGCCCACTGCGCCGTTGCTGCTGGACAGCCGTGAAGCACAAGTCACGCCCCATGAGCCGTACCGCATCGATACCCATGCGGACGGTTACCTGTTGCGCGCCAACGTCGCCGACGAATGGCGGCCGATGTACTTGTTCGATCTGCAACGCCAGGAAGACATCGACTACACCCTCGGTAATTGGTACGTCAGCAGCCACCCGGAGTCCCCGTTCATGGGGCGGTTGATGGTCGCCCGCACCGGCGATGGGCTGCGCAAGACCCTGAACGGCAACAGCTATGCGGTGCACCGGATGGGGCAGGAAAGCGAGCGCCGGTTGATCACCGACACCGATGAGTTGATCGACTTGCTGGAACAAGAATTTGGCTTGCGCGTACCGCCGCGCGAGCTGTTGCAGCTGGCGATCGTGGGGTTGCTCCAGGCATAG
- a CDS encoding nucleobase:cation symporter-2 family protein, with the protein MKTPHVSLPRPEDENLGVGANMAYGLQHVLTMYGGIVAVPLIIGQAAGLSPADIGLLIAASLFAGGLATLLQTLGLPFFGCQLPLVQGVSFSGVATMVAIVGSGGEGGFQAILGAVIAASLIGLLITPVFSRITRFFPPLVTGIVITTIGLTLMPVAARWAMGGNSHAADFGSMANIGLAAVTLVLVLVLSKMGNATISRLSILLAMVIGTVIAVFLGMADFSSVSQGPMFGFPTPFHFGMPTFHIAAILSMCIVIMVTLVETSADILAVGEIIDTKVDSRRLGNGLRADMLSSMIAPIFGSFTQSAFAQNVGLVAVTGIKSRFVVATGGVFLVVLGLLPFMGRVIAAVPTSVLGGAGIVLFGTVAASGIRTLSKVDYRNNVNLIIVATSIGFGMIPIAAPNFYDHFPSWFATIFHSGISSSAIMAITLNLAFNHFTAGNSDQQSVFAAGTERVLRYQDLAALREGDYFSDGKLHDCDGNEIPVVAEPVHGAAEHAPVRLKSSEHV; encoded by the coding sequence ATGAAAACGCCCCATGTTTCACTCCCACGGCCCGAGGACGAAAACCTTGGCGTCGGCGCGAATATGGCTTACGGCCTGCAACATGTGTTGACCATGTACGGTGGCATCGTCGCCGTGCCATTGATCATCGGCCAGGCGGCCGGGCTCTCGCCCGCGGACATCGGTCTGTTGATTGCCGCGTCATTGTTCGCGGGGGGCCTGGCAACGTTGCTGCAAACCCTCGGCCTGCCGTTTTTCGGCTGCCAGTTACCCTTGGTGCAGGGCGTATCGTTCTCGGGCGTCGCGACCATGGTGGCGATTGTCGGCAGCGGCGGGGAGGGCGGCTTTCAAGCCATCCTCGGCGCGGTGATCGCCGCGTCCCTGATTGGTCTGCTGATCACCCCGGTGTTTTCCCGCATCACCCGGTTCTTTCCGCCACTGGTCACTGGCATCGTGATCACCACCATCGGCCTGACCCTGATGCCGGTGGCGGCGCGATGGGCCATGGGAGGTAACAGCCACGCCGCTGATTTCGGCAGCATGGCCAATATCGGCCTGGCCGCGGTGACCCTGGTGCTGGTGCTTGTGCTGAGCAAAATGGGCAATGCAACCATCTCGCGGTTGTCGATTTTGTTGGCGATGGTCATTGGTACTGTCATCGCCGTGTTCCTCGGCATGGCGGACTTCTCATCGGTCAGCCAAGGCCCGATGTTCGGCTTCCCGACACCGTTCCATTTCGGTATGCCGACTTTCCACATCGCCGCGATCCTGTCGATGTGCATTGTGATCATGGTGACCCTGGTGGAAACCTCCGCCGACATCCTGGCCGTGGGCGAGATCATCGACACCAAAGTCGACTCCAGGCGTCTGGGCAACGGTTTGCGGGCCGACATGCTGTCGAGCATGATCGCGCCGATCTTCGGCTCCTTTACCCAGAGTGCCTTTGCCCAGAACGTCGGGCTGGTGGCGGTGACCGGGATCAAGAGCCGTTTCGTAGTGGCGACTGGCGGGGTATTCCTGGTGGTGCTCGGCCTGCTACCGTTCATGGGCCGGGTGATCGCGGCGGTGCCGACCTCGGTACTGGGCGGTGCCGGCATCGTGCTGTTCGGTACGGTGGCTGCCAGTGGTATTCGCACGCTGTCGAAGGTCGATTACCGCAACAACGTCAACCTGATCATCGTCGCCACCTCCATTGGCTTTGGCATGATTCCTATCGCCGCACCGAACTTCTATGACCACTTCCCGAGCTGGTTTGCGACCATCTTTCATTCGGGCATCAGTTCTTCGGCAATCATGGCGATCACGCTGAACCTGGCGTTCAACCACTTCACCGCGGGCAACTCCGACCAGCAATCGGTTTTTGCCGCTGGCACCGAGCGGGTGCTGCGCTACCAGGACCTGGCTGCGCTGCGTGAAGGTGATTACTTCAGCGATGGCAAGCTGCACGACTGCGATGGCAACGAGATTCCCGTGGTGGCTGAGCCTGTTCACGGGGCGGCGGAGCATGCGCCGGTACGACTCAAAAGCAGCGAGCACGTCTGA